A single region of the Brassica rapa cultivar Chiifu-401-42 chromosome A03, CAAS_Brap_v3.01, whole genome shotgun sequence genome encodes:
- the LOC103860692 gene encoding zinc finger CCCH domain-containing protein 44 has translation MKNQLQRGASSRGEESSVRGIDLMRVDQCEEIDALSVPAPTVGGTVQQEAPVKRKRGRPPKALAKTPLQTQPPPPPPPPIPRKDDKEEDVCFICFDGGDLVLCDRRNCPKAYHPSCINRDEAFFRTTAKWNCGWHICSKCQKSSSYLCYTCTFSVCKRCVADADYVFVRGNMGLCGTCIKPIMLIENIGQGDVQAVKVDFDDKLSWEYLFKVYWLCMKEELSLTVDELMRAYNPWKEVPYTVPKVELRNDHTRNNVYSSGSSALDAAENGIKRRKTSDSPTLPSKLDAKNPSNTPKKRPGDTNWATKELLEFLSFMRNGDTSVISQFDVQGLLLDYINKKNLRDPHQESQVICDLMLVKLFGKQRVGHIEMLKLLESHFLIQEKPKDEKTTNGETTHAVPSQVVEDIGHDPPVRDRRRKMHRKTVGRVQNESLDAYAAIDVHNINLIYLRRKFLETLLDDINKVHEKVVGTILRIKVSGSDQKLDIHRLVQVVGTSKAAATYQLGAKTTDVMLEILNLEKREVISIDQLSDQNVTEDECKRLRQSIKCGLNKRLTVGDILKTATTLQAMRINEALEAEILKVKHLRDRASEKGHRKELRECVEKLGILESPEHRQRLLQEVPEVHTDPSMDPSHPSAEDSVLGTRKQDNHIKAPSKGPKKKGNTLNNLGNNAQTKYDAPVLRSRKALNVAKKDDCSKVHNNSSDIQESGKDDEESEIWHYRDPTGKTQGPFSMGQLRRWKSSGHFPPYLRIWKAHENQDESVLLTEALAGRFDKATTSPSSSLLPQELKLSQHDSGRTGVDGDCLQKNLTPVSNSAASSSSSTVSALPNDPKEKQVATLLPCSGKVKDGNSVRSQPQVSCSASMSVVPGHVVSPDAGATSGADGKTVEEGTNGGSVHAPNLNQEIHVPDIPSPTPKSSSEDLEAQAAETIQSLSSCVLAKGTSGVTWSTTTTTTTDAVTTTSSVMVTGGQLPQVTHQNAVVSAAPSVKPIDLAADHATATQTSDNTQVAHSSGWPAIVADPDECDESVSDLLAEVEAMEQNGLPSSPTSTFHYDDDDLTKGPEKDFFNPVARLSLTPETCRMNTSQPNILDNVSTGKSSMGTESKDNTLFNHCRTSGPELLLFAPPVPASISQDLTLTTTALRLGSDTAVEAGSVQRLPKSVSGVSLEPSPWSTSLHDSPRGNTERSPRGNTERSPRGNTERSPRGNGSHQRRSGGHSRDRQWWNNGHNTSVNNSHNNRQWPNSTRHGYDHGSGSYTAHPPKGLKICKFYESGNCKKGASCSFWHP, from the exons ATGAAGAATCAACTCCAGCGAGGCGCTTCGTCTCGCGGCGAAGAGAGTTCGGTCAGAGGGATCGATCTCATGAGAGTTGATCAATGCGAGGAGATCGATGCTCTCTCTGTGCCTGCCCCGACGGTGGGAGGAACGGTTCAGCAAGAGGCCCCTGTGAAGCGAAAACGGGGCCGGCCTCCGAAGGCACTTGCTAAGACGCCGTTGCAAACTcagccgccgccgccgccgccgccgccgatTCCGCGGAAGGATGATAAGGAAGAAGATGTCTGCTTCATTTGCTTCGACGGCGGAGACCTCGTTCTCTGTGATCGCCG GAACTGCCCCAAGGCATACCATCCATCTTGTATTAACAGAGACGAGGCCTTCTTTCGAACAACTGCTAAATGGAACTGCG GTTGGCACATATGCAGTAAATGCCAGAAATCATCCAGTTACTTGTGTTATACATGCACTTTTTCTGTTTGTAAGCGGTGCGTTGCTGATGCCGACTATGTATTTGTGAGAGGTAACATGGGGCTCTGTGGCACATGTATTAAGCCAATAATGTTAATTGAGAATATTGGCCAAGGAGATGTTCAAGCG GTTAAGGTGGATTTTGATGACAAGCTCAGTTGGGAGTATCTGTTCAAGGTATATTGGCTTTGCATGAAGGAAGAGCTGTCTCTAACTGTCGACGAGCTTATGAGAGCATATAATCCTTGGAAGGAGGTTCCTTACACTGTTCCTAAAGTGGAGTTACGAAATGATCATACCCGTAACAATGTTTATTCTTCGGGCAGTTCAGCTTTAGATGCAGCAGAGAAtggaataaaaagaagaaagactAGTGATTCCCCCACCTTACCTAGCAAGTTGGATGCCAAAAATCCAAGTAATACCCCAAAGAAGCGTCCTGGAGATACAAATTGGGCAACAAAAGAACTCCTCGAGTTTTTGTCGTTCATGAGAAATGGCGATACATCGGTTATTTCTCAGTTTGACGTGCAGGGTCTTCTGCTTGactatatcaacaaaaaaaatcttagggATCCTCATCAGGAGTCTCAAGTTATTTGTGACCTAATGCTTGTGAAGTTGTTTGGAAAGCAACGAGTGGGTCACATTGAAATGCTTAAGCTTCTTGAGTCTCACTTTCTTATCCAAGAGAAACCTAAAGATGAGAAAACCACGAATGGGGAAACTACTCATGCTGTTCCTAGCCAAGTAGTTGAAGATATTGGTCATGATCCACCGGTTAGGGATAGAAGACGCAAGATGCATAGGAAAACTGTTGGCAGGGTACAAAACGAAAGCCTGGATGCATATGCAGCGATTGATGTTCACAATATCAACCTGATTTATTTGAGACGTAAATTTTTAGAGACTCTACTTGATGATATCAACAAAGTTCACGAAAAGGTGGTAGGCACAATTTTGAGAATCAAGGTATCCGGCAGCGACCAGAAGCTGGATATTCACAGGCTCGTTCAAGTTGTAG GTACAAGCAAGGCAGCAGCAACCTACCAACTTGGCGCAAAGACTACAGATGTTATGCTAGAAATACTAAATCTAGAAAAGAGAGAGGTCATCTCGATTGATCAATTATCAGACCAGAATGTCACAGAG GACGAGTGCAAACGGCTACGCCAGAGCATAAAATGTGGTCTCAATAAACGTTTGACTGTG GGTGACATCTTGAAGACTGCAACAACACTGCAAGCCATGAGAATCAATGAG GCTCTGGAAGCTGAGATATTAAAGGTCAAACACCTCCGTGATCGGGCCAGTGAGAAGGGTCATCGAAAGGA GCTTAGAGAATGTGTTGAAAAGCTAGGGATTCTAGAATCACCTGAGCATCGCCAGCGGCTTCTGCAGGAAGTCCCAGAAGTTCATACGGATCCAAGCATGGATCCGAGTCATCCATCAGCAGAAGATTCAGTGTTGGGTACGAGGAAACAAG ATAATCACATAAAGGCTCCAAGTAAAGGTCCGAAGAAAAAAGGGAATACCCTGAACAACTTGGGAAATAATGCGCAGACAAAATATGATGCTCCAGTTTTGCGAAGCAGAAAGGCCCTGAATGTTGCTAAGAAAGATGATTGTTCCAAGGTCCACAACAACTCATCAGATATCCAG GAAAGTGGTAAAGATGATGAGGAGAGTGAAATATGGCATTATCGAGATCCAACCGGAAAGACCCAGGGACCGTTTTCTATGGGGCAGCTCCGCAGATGGAAATCTTCTGGTCATTTCCCCCCTTATCTTAGGATATGGAAAGCGCATGAGAACCAAGACGAGTCTGTACTTCTGACTGAAGCTCTTGCCGGAAGATTTGATAAAGCAACTACTTCGCCAAGTTCCTCTTTGCTTCCCCAAGAACTGAAACTATCTCAGCACGACTCTGGACGCACTGGCGTGGATGGGGACTGTCTTCAGAAGAACCTTACGCCAGTCAGCAACAGTGCAGCCTCCTCTTCGTCCTCTACTGTCAGTGCCCTTCCTAACGATCCAAAAGAGAAACAAGTTGCGACTCTTTTACCTTGCTCTGGAAAAGTTAAAGATGGTAATTCCGTTCGTTCCCAGCCTCAAGTTAGTTGTTCAGCATCAATGTCTGTGGTTCCAGGACATGTGGTTTCGCCTGACGCAGGAGCAACTTCAGGGGCAGATGGTAAGACTGTAGAAGAAGGAACCAACGGTGGTTCTGTTCACGCACCAAACCTTAATCAAGAAATCCATGTCCCTGATATCCCCAGTCCTACACCTAAGTCGAGCTCTGAAGACTTGGAAGCTCAAGCGGCAGAGACTATTCAGTCTCTGTCTTCTTGTGTTCTGGCCAAAGGGACATCTGGTGTCACATGGAGCACCACCACCACAACTACCACTGATGCTGTTACCACCACTTCGAGTGTTATGGTCACTGGAGGACAGCTTCCTCAAGTAACACATCAGAATGCTGTTGTTTCAGCTGCACCGTCTGTGAAGCCAATTGATTTGGCAGCTGATCATGCCACAGCTACTCAGACTTCCGACAACACCCAAGTGGCTCACTCATCTGGGTGGCCAGCCATTGTGGCTGACCCGGACGAGTGTGATGAATCAGTTTCGGATCTATTAGCCGAAGTTGAAGCGATGGAACAGAACGGTTTGCCCTCTTCACCCACCTCAACATTTCACTATGACGACGATGATTTGACAAAAGGGCCAGAAAAAGATTTCTTTAACCCTGTGGCACGCTTGTCCCTCACACCTGAAACATGCAGAATGAATACCTCTCAGCCGAATATTCTGGACAATGTCTCTACGGGAAAAAGCTCAATGGGCACAGAATCAAAAGACAACACTCTCTTCAACCACTGTAGAACCTCTGGTCCGGAGCTCCTGCTCTTTGCACCGCCAGTGCCAGCTTCAATAAGTCAGGACCTGACTCTGACAACAACAGCTCTTAGACTGGGATCAGACACCGCAGTTGAAGCTGGATCGGTCCAGAGGCTTCCCAAGTCTGTTTCGGGAGTGAGTTTGGAACCGAGCCCCTGGTCAACATCATTACATGACTCACCACGTGGAAACACCGAGCGCAGCCCACGTGGAAACACCGAACGCAGCCCACGTGGAAACACTGAACGCAGCCCACGCGGAAATGGAAGTCATCAAAGAAGATCCGGTGGGCATAGCAGAGACCGGCAATGGTGGAACAACGGTCACAACACTAGCGTCAACAACAGTCATAATAATCGGCAATGGCCAAACAGCACTAGGCATGGGTATGACCATGGATCAGGTTCATACACAGCTCATCCGCCCAAAGGGCTAAAGATATGTAAGTTCTATGAGAGTGGAAACTGCAAAAAGGGTGCTTCTTGTAGTTTTTGGCACCCCTGA